From one Lotus japonicus ecotype B-129 chromosome 3, LjGifu_v1.2 genomic stretch:
- the LOC130742351 gene encoding cytosolic sulfotransferase 14-like, translating to MASTPHVTENQPKARAGQQEAKEEDMLSEEGKELIQTLPREKGWITSYIYLYQGCWISPNAIKGIIPFQKQFQAKDSDIVVPSLPKSGTTWLKALTFAIVNRHQYLPSSNDHPLLTYNPHHIVPFFELAVYGNSTNQSSFTSLMTTKRRIFGTHLMFPSLAKSIKENSKCKIIYICRNPFDNFVSLWIFFNKVKPESLPKFTLEEDFERFSKGIISTPYGPIWDHMLSYWNESIARPDKVLFLKYEDLKKDIDFHAKKVAEFLGCPFSEEEVSGGVIENIVKLCSFEKMKELEVNKSGTVDRFNIENKHFFRKAQVGDWVNHLSHSMIEKLSKITQEKLSGSSLSFS from the exons ATGGCTTCAACACCTCATGTAACAGAAAACCAACCAAAGGCTCGGGCTGGGCAGCaagaagcaaaagaagaagaCATGCTAAGTGAAGAAGGTAAGGAGCTAATTCAAACTCTTCCTAGGGAGAAAGGTTGGATAACTTCCTATATCTATCTTTACCAAGGCTGTTGGATCTCACCAAATGCAATCAAAGGAATAATCCCTTTTCAAAAGCAGTTCCAAGCTAAAGATAGTGATATTGTTGTTCCCAGCCTTCCAAAATCAGGCACAACCTGGTTGAAAGCTCTTACCTTCGCCATAGTTAACCGCCACCAATATTTGCCTTCCTCAAATGACCACCCATTACTCACATACAATCCGCATCATATTGTGCCTTTCTTCGAACTTGCTGTCTACGGTAATTCCACTAATCAATCTTCTTTCACATCCTTGATGACGACGAAGCGAAGAATCTTCGGTACTCATCTCATGTTCCCTTCACTGGCCAAGTCCATCAAAGAAAACTCCAAATGTAAGATAATTTATATTTGTAGGAACCCATTTGACAACTTTGTATCTCTTTGGATCTTCTTCAACAAAGTTAAGCCAGAATCTTTACCTAAGTTCACTCTAGAAGAAGATTTTGAAAGGTTCTCCAAGGGG ATAATTTCAACACCGTATGGTCCAATTTGGGACCATATGTTAAGTTACTGGAATGAGAGCATAGCAAGACCAGACAAGGTTTTGTTCTTGAAGTATGAGGATCTTAAAAAAGATATAGATTTTCACGCGAAGAAGGTGGCCGAGTTCTTGGGTTGTCCTTTCAGTGAGGAAGAGGTAAGTGGCGGGGTGATTGAAAACATTGTCAAATTGTGTAGTTTTGAGAAGATGAAAGAATTGGAGGTTAATAAATCTGGGACTGTGGACCGTTTTAACATTGAGAACAAGCATTTCTTTAGGAAGGCTCAAGTAGGGGATTGGGTGAATCACCTTTCACATTCAATGATTGAAAAGTTATCCAAAATCACACAAGAAAAGTTAAGTGGATCAAGCCTATCATTTAGCTAG